In Castor canadensis chromosome 11, mCasCan1.hap1v2, whole genome shotgun sequence, a single genomic region encodes these proteins:
- the Them5 gene encoding acyl-coenzyme A thioesterase THEM5 codes for MMRRGLQVATRLGHHRALPRTPHILPRLDLASAFGSSTDSLVSRFCPEKTDLKDYALPNASWGPDMLSLYQEFLEKTKPGSWIKLPSFKSNREHIQGLKLPFGLETTSDKSDWRIFTRCIQVEGQGYEYVIFFHPSKKKSVCLFQPGPYLEGAPGFAHGGSLAAMMDETFSKTAYLAGEGLFTLSLNIRFKNLIPVGSLAVLNVQVEKIEDQKLYMSCVAQSRDQQIVYAKSSGIFLQLQLEEDSAQ; via the exons ATGATGAGGAGAGGCCTCCAGGTGGCAACAAGACTTGGCCACCATAGAGCTCTTCCTAGGACCCCCCATATCCTGCCCAGACTTGACTTGGCCTCAGCATTTGGATCCTCCACAGACTCCCTG GTCTCAAGATTCTGTCCAGAAAAGACAGACTTGAAGGATTATGCCCTTCCCAATGCCAGCTGGGGTCCAGACATGCTGAGTCTATACCAAGAGTTTCTGGAGAAGACCAAGCCAGGCAGCTGGATCAAACTACCCTCCTTCAAGTCCAACAGAGAACATATCCAAGGGCTCAAACTCCCATTTGGGTTGGAAACTACCTCAG ACAAAAGTGACTGGCGCATCTTCACCAGGTGCATCCAAGTGGAAGGACAAGGCTACGAGTATGTCATCTTTTTCCACCCATCCAAGAAGAAGTCAGTCTGTCTTTTCCAACCAGGCCCCTACCTGGAAGGGGCTCCAGG GTTTGCCCATGGAGGGTCTCTGGCAGCCATGATGGATGAGACTTTTTCTAAAACTGCCTACTTGGCTGGAGAGGGACTGTTCACACTAAGCCTCAACATCAGGTTCAAAAA CTTGATCCCCGTGGGCTCTCTGGCTGTCCTGAATGTCCAAGTGGAAAAAATTGAGGATCAGAAGCTTTATATGTCCTGTGTCGCCCAGAGCAGAGACCAGCAGATAGTCTATGCCAAGTCCTCAG GTATtttccttcagctgcagctggaAGAAGATTCAGCCCAGTAG